Proteins encoded within one genomic window of Fibrobacter sp. UWB16:
- a CDS encoding helix-turn-helix transcriptional regulator encodes MLEAVKMRLTSKAKNGTVFTFEGKNIPDYLVIFLKSAFPNVEEIKCDDNEESINIMDTDWFKETEAKSTPAESLKLLRTTFGYTQQQLADKAGITKQQVSAMERGKEPIGRKMAHRLADALGTSYKNLFW; translated from the coding sequence ATGTTGGAAGCCGTGAAAATGCGCCTTACTAGCAAGGCTAAGAATGGGACCGTTTTTACTTTTGAAGGGAAAAACATTCCTGATTATCTCGTCATATTTTTAAAGTCCGCTTTTCCAAATGTAGAGGAAATCAAGTGCGATGATAACGAAGAATCCATAAATATTATGGATACCGACTGGTTCAAGGAAACGGAAGCCAAGTCCACTCCTGCAGAAAGCTTAAAACTTTTGCGAACGACCTTCGGCTACACCCAGCAACAGTTGGCAGACAAGGCTGGAATCACCAAACAACAAGTATCCGCAATGGAACGAGGAAAGGAGCCCATCGGTCGCAAGATGGCTCACCGCCTCGCCGATGCACTCGGAACTAGCTACAAAAACCTGTTCTGGTAA
- a CDS encoding MBL fold metallo-hydrolase produces MKLLENKFIPFVAAIAFAIAGCSDSKNSTKESAERKSAVNLETPAKVTMPSAAVNTPEVEGTKTVTLANGASVTWIQDNEGKKLMPRELFSDASDSLYESLNMPAGLPASVSTFLVKTDGKYILFDAGLGAWGGQLMKRLSALNVDPDSIGLVYLTHFHADHIAGLVKNGTAGKMEKAFKNAAVYAGKVEYDAWMNDIPKNDLQKDIMALYKDSLHLFAFGDSLPHGVLALDAVGHTPGHTAFQISNLLVIGDLMHGYALQKIHPEINSNYDMDKEKSAASRKRIMQYAREHKLLMAGMHLPPPGFAK; encoded by the coding sequence ATGAAATTGCTTGAAAATAAATTTATTCCATTTGTCGCGGCGATTGCTTTTGCGATTGCAGGCTGCAGCGACTCGAAAAATTCCACGAAAGAATCTGCGGAACGTAAGTCTGCGGTAAATCTTGAAACTCCTGCGAAAGTGACGATGCCTTCTGCTGCGGTGAACACGCCTGAAGTCGAAGGAACGAAAACTGTTACGCTTGCGAACGGAGCTTCGGTCACTTGGATTCAGGACAACGAGGGCAAAAAGCTGATGCCTCGTGAACTTTTCAGCGATGCGAGCGACTCTCTTTACGAAAGTTTGAATATGCCTGCGGGCCTCCCAGCTTCTGTCAGCACGTTCTTGGTAAAAACGGATGGTAAGTACATCTTGTTTGATGCTGGTCTTGGAGCGTGGGGCGGACAACTGATGAAGCGGCTTTCTGCGTTAAACGTGGATCCGGATTCTATAGGACTCGTCTATTTGACTCATTTTCATGCGGACCACATTGCGGGCCTTGTGAAAAACGGCACCGCCGGGAAAATGGAGAAAGCCTTCAAAAATGCCGCAGTGTATGCAGGCAAGGTGGAATATGACGCTTGGATGAACGATATCCCGAAAAATGATTTGCAAAAGGATATCATGGCTCTTTATAAAGATAGTCTCCACTTGTTTGCTTTCGGTGATAGCCTTCCGCATGGTGTTCTTGCATTGGATGCCGTGGGGCATACGCCAGGCCATACCGCTTTCCAAATTTCAAACTTGCTCGTGATTGGCGACTTGATGCATGGCTATGCATTGCAAAAGATCCATCCCGAAATCAATTCCAATTACGACATGGACAAGGAAAAATCTGCCGCAAGCCGCAAACGCATTATGCAGTACGCACGCGAACATAAACTCCTGATGGCCGGAATGCACTTGCCACCTCCCGGATTTGCGAAGTAA
- a CDS encoding sialate O-acetylesterase, with translation MGMFNKLSGFASAACVAAGFVLFGAVPSEAAPDPNFHIYIAYGQSNMGGTADAQSADKVENSRFKIFATQKCSGKGRNTLGDVYPAVPSLFNCGNTISVADWFGRTMADSMPDVTIGIIPVAVGGASIKLFDQDQYKTYLSTAETWLQNYAKEYASDGNVTKTIIDIAKKAQEKGVIKGFIFHQGETDGGYSDWPKIVKKTRDDILKALDMSSDTVPFVAGELLREGCCYSDRVSKLPNSMDNTYYASSENLKGNGVDRYHFNHDAYVEFGKRYAAQMLKAVNRKPVEPVPQKPFGKVEGDSVVAGEAAKIPGKIEAENYDINGVGTGNFSYSDKDSENRGGEYRKDGVDIYKGGDNYAIGYTQEGEWLEYTVNVERDGKFYVSANVASGTESSSFSLLLDDKEIVPSTKVPKTGDEWDVYERLELGQVEFTKGEHVLKLLITGNYVNIDWIEVEDRSLAIRPKFEASSGAQTYDVFDMLGAHVGRIEATTSQDVSQKVRALVKQKGSYLVKSRNSSATIRVMK, from the coding sequence ATGGGAATGTTTAATAAGCTTTCTGGTTTTGCGTCCGCGGCGTGTGTTGCTGCGGGCTTTGTGCTGTTTGGTGCGGTTCCTTCCGAGGCTGCTCCGGACCCGAATTTCCACATTTACATTGCGTACGGGCAGTCCAATATGGGCGGCACGGCTGATGCTCAGAGCGCAGATAAGGTCGAAAATTCACGCTTCAAAATTTTCGCAACGCAAAAATGCTCGGGCAAGGGGCGCAACACGCTCGGCGATGTTTACCCGGCAGTGCCTTCGCTCTTTAACTGCGGCAACACGATTTCTGTGGCGGACTGGTTTGGTCGCACAATGGCTGACAGCATGCCCGACGTGACGATTGGGATTATCCCGGTCGCGGTGGGTGGCGCGAGCATCAAGCTCTTTGACCAGGACCAGTACAAAACTTATCTCTCGACGGCAGAAACCTGGCTCCAGAACTACGCCAAGGAATACGCAAGCGATGGCAATGTGACGAAGACGATTATCGACATCGCGAAAAAGGCGCAAGAAAAGGGCGTTATCAAAGGCTTCATTTTTCATCAGGGCGAAACTGACGGTGGCTATTCCGACTGGCCGAAAATTGTGAAAAAGACCCGCGATGATATTCTCAAGGCGCTCGACATGAGTTCCGATACGGTGCCGTTTGTGGCGGGCGAACTCCTCCGCGAAGGCTGCTGCTATTCTGACCGCGTGTCGAAACTTCCGAATTCCATGGACAATACTTATTATGCCTCTTCCGAAAATTTGAAGGGCAATGGCGTGGACCGCTACCACTTCAATCACGATGCCTACGTGGAATTCGGCAAGCGCTATGCGGCGCAGATGCTCAAGGCAGTGAACCGCAAGCCTGTAGAACCAGTTCCGCAGAAGCCGTTTGGCAAGGTAGAAGGCGATAGCGTTGTCGCTGGCGAAGCCGCCAAGATTCCAGGCAAGATCGAAGCTGAAAACTACGACATCAATGGCGTCGGTACGGGCAATTTCTCGTACTCGGATAAAGATTCCGAAAACAGGGGTGGCGAGTATCGCAAGGATGGCGTGGATATTTATAAGGGCGGTGACAATTACGCCATTGGTTACACGCAAGAAGGCGAATGGCTAGAATACACCGTGAATGTGGAGCGTGATGGAAAGTTCTACGTCTCTGCGAATGTGGCTTCTGGAACAGAATCGTCTAGCTTTAGCTTGCTTTTGGATGATAAGGAAATTGTACCCTCCACGAAGGTTCCAAAAACGGGCGATGAGTGGGACGTCTATGAAAGACTGGAATTAGGTCAGGTGGAATTCACTAAGGGCGAGCATGTGCTGAAGCTTTTGATTACAGGCAATTACGTGAACATCGACTGGATTGAAGTTGAGGATCGCTCGCTTGCCATTCGTCCGAAATTCGAGGCTTCATCGGGCGCGCAAACCTACGATGTATTCGATATGCTCGGAGCGCATGTTGGCCGTATCGAGGCTACAACCTCTCAAGATGTTTCGCAGAAAGTCCGCGCTCTCGTAAAACAAAAAGGCTCGTATCTCGTGAAGTCCCGTAACAGCTCTGCGACAATACGTGTGATGAAGTAA